The nucleotide sequence TCGGTCCCCGGCTTACTGATGAGCAGGCGGCGAAGCTCGAAAAATACGGCTTCCGCATTCTGTTCATCCCGGCTATCACCGAGGATAAATATCCCGAATCGTTTTCCAAGCCGGAATGGGGGAGGTATCTCAATATCGCCGATATCAAGCGCCAGCCCCTACCCGGTCGTTTCGTGGCCATAGAAACCATTGCCAAGCCGAACTGGGACGACCCAAACGGCTATCCCGATGACAAGCTCGGGCAAGTCCTTGGCCTTAAAAGCCGTTTCGGAGTGAGCTGGGATGAACTGTACGGCAAAGATGGTATTCTCGCCAAAGCCGCGCAAGTTCTTGGCTTCCCGTCGGAGCAGGTTCGCTCGCCATATGCGGAGGAGTATAATTTCGTTGGAAATATGTTTAATTACCTCCGCAATAAATTCAACGAGCCCCTGCCCGATTTAGGTAGCACCAACTCCTGGGAGTGGTGCGAGAACGTTTACGGTTCTAACTCCCGTCTTATTGGGGGTGGTCGCGAGCGCGGCGGGCTTGCGGGCGTGCACTGCCGCTGGCGTGGCACTCACGACGGCAACGTCGCTTTCCGCGTCCTCGTAGTTCTGTAGTCGCTTTAAAATTAAGAATTTTTTAAAAAAGGACCAAACAAGGTCCTTTTTAATTTGGTGCCGATGGTGGGAGTTGAACCCACATGGATTGCTCCACACGATTTTGAGTCGTGCGTGTATGCCAATTCCACCACATCGGCTGAATAATAGATTTTTAATATTCTTTTTCTTACTTTAATCCTCGTTTTATCGTTTTGTAGAGACGATTCATGAATCATTTCTATGTCTAAATATACAAATTACAGAAACGCAAATTTTTACGTCTTTACGGGTTAGTCGTGCGTGCCTGCCCCGTTAATTTGAGCGGAGCGAAAATTTTGCGGGGTATGCCAATTCCCTGCCTACCGGTAGGCAGGCACCACATCGGCCTTTCGGTTCGCTCCGCTCACTCAAGACCTGATTAATATTAAACGTCATTTTTTCTAAATAATCTTGAGCGAATGGAATGAGTCGAAAGATTCCACCGCCTCGGCCTTTCGGTTCGTTCCGCTCACTCAAGACCTGATTAATATTAAACGTCATTTTTTCTGAATAATCTTGAGCGAATGGAATGAGTCGAAAGATTCCGCCGCCTCGGCCTTTCGGTTCGCTTCGCTCACTCAATCCCCGGCTAGATTTACTAGTAAAAATCAGTTTATCACACTTTTTAACAATTGTCAAAACTTTAAAAAAGTAGTATATTAAAATAATATTGTTAAAATATGGCGCAAGTTATTGCGGTAGTTAATCAAAAGGGCGGCGTGGGCAAGACCACCACTGCCATGAATTTGGGCGCTTATTTGGCGTTACTCGGAAAATTTGTTTTACTTATTGATTTAGACCCGCAAGCCAACGCCACTTCTGGTTTGGGAGTCAATCACCGTGAATTACAGCAGGGTATTTACAATGTTCTGTTGGGGGAAGTGAAAATACGCGATATTATTTTACCGACCAATCAAGAGGGTTATCGCCTGGCGCCTTCAACTATGGATTTGGCCGGTGCCAATATAGAATTGGTAAATTTAGAGGAGAGAGAATATCGTTTGGCCCATGCCCTGGAAGAGGTGCGAGGTTCTTTTGATTATATTATCATTGATTGTCCGCCATCACTCGGTCTTTTAACCGTCAATGCCTTGACTGCCGCTGATTCGGTGATTATTCCGGTGCAGGCGGAGTATTACGCGTTGGAGGGCCTTGGCCAGTTGTTGGAAACAATCGGCTTGGTCAAAGAAAATTTGAATCCAAAATTGGAAGTTTTAGGAGCATTGCTCACGATGTTTGACAGCCGCAATCGTTTGGCCAACGATGTTTTCAGTGAGTTGTACCAGTATTTTCCCAATAAAATTTTTCGTTCCGTGATACCGCGGAGCGTTCGTCTGGCCGAAGCCCCGAGCCATGGCGCCACCATTTTGAATTATGATAGCGGGTCAAAAGCGGCAAAATGTTATGAAAAATTTGCCAAAGAATTATTAGAAATAATGGAGCAATATTAATATGTCAATACGAGGGGGACTGGGCAGGGGATTAAGTTCGCTTATTCCCAGTCGTTCCAATAAAGAAAAAGAGCCAGTCGCAACCAAAGAGGCCTCTTTCCGCTCACACTCTTTGCCGGAAGACGGTGAGAGAATTTTTCAATTGCCAGTAACGGATATTTCTCCCAACCCCGCCCAGCCGCGCCAGGATTTCGGCCATCAGGCCCTTGAAGATTTAGTTAATTCCATAAAAGAACATGGTATCATTCAGCCGCTCATTGTCACAAAAAAAGGAGAGGGGTATGAATTGGTCACCGGTGAAAGGCGTTTACGGGCAGCCAAAATCGCCGGCTTGAAAAAAGTTCCGGCCATAATTCGCACCGCCCAGGGCCAGGAAAAGTTAGAGTTGGCTTTGATAGAAAATGTTCAGAGGCAAGACCTTAATCCGATGGAAGAAGCCGTGGCCTACAAAAGATTGAGTGATGAATTCGGCCTGACACAGGAAGAAGTGGCGAAAAAAGTCGGGAAAAGCCGTCCGGTCGTGGCTAATTCCTTACGTCTGCTTTCTTTACCGGAAGAAATAAAAAAGTTTTTGCGCGCCGGCAAATTGAGCGAGAGTCATGCCCGGATAATTCTTCAATTACCAAATGAAAAAGAACAGTTAAAATTCGTCAGAAAAATTTTAAAAGACGAACTCTCGGTGCGCGCTTCCGAAGAGGCGGTGCGGTCGGTGACGGTGAAAAGTCATGTCCGGCGAGTTGACTCCAATTTAGCGGCCTATGAAGAAGAATTGCGCCACGCCTTAGGGGCGAAAGTTAATATTAAAAAAAGCGGCCAGGGCGGCCGAATAGTGATTGAATATTACTCCGAAGAAGAATTAAGCGATATTATTTCCAAAATTATTTAATTTAAAAAATCTCCGCCGGTTATCTTTTTTAGCGGAGATTTTTTATTTTTCCTTGAGGGCGGTCTTGATTTTACCTTTGGCGTTATGAGTTTTAATGAATTTCAGCCAATCCCT is from Patescibacteria group bacterium and encodes:
- a CDS encoding ParB/RepB/Spo0J family partition protein, with protein sequence MSIRGGLGRGLSSLIPSRSNKEKEPVATKEASFRSHSLPEDGERIFQLPVTDISPNPAQPRQDFGHQALEDLVNSIKEHGIIQPLIVTKKGEGYELVTGERRLRAAKIAGLKKVPAIIRTAQGQEKLELALIENVQRQDLNPMEEAVAYKRLSDEFGLTQEEVAKKVGKSRPVVANSLRLLSLPEEIKKFLRAGKLSESHARIILQLPNEKEQLKFVRKILKDELSVRASEEAVRSVTVKSHVRRVDSNLAAYEEELRHALGAKVNIKKSGQGGRIVIEYYSEEELSDIISKII
- a CDS encoding ParA family protein, with the translated sequence MAQVIAVVNQKGGVGKTTTAMNLGAYLALLGKFVLLIDLDPQANATSGLGVNHRELQQGIYNVLLGEVKIRDIILPTNQEGYRLAPSTMDLAGANIELVNLEEREYRLAHALEEVRGSFDYIIIDCPPSLGLLTVNALTAADSVIIPVQAEYYALEGLGQLLETIGLVKENLNPKLEVLGALLTMFDSRNRLANDVFSELYQYFPNKIFRSVIPRSVRLAEAPSHGATILNYDSGSKAAKCYEKFAKELLEIMEQY